A single region of the Fusobacterium sp. DD2 genome encodes:
- a CDS encoding lysine exporter LysO family protein, producing MIGIVLSVVIGIVLGIFYRVDTLIYYANPLSSIGLCLLLFFVGVDIGYNKDVMTHLRMMSKKVFFLPVVGTIGSLVGGAVAATVLSLNIKECITVAAGLGWYSFSAIEVGKFSAYLGGVTFLSNMFRELFSIVFVPLIAKKIGPYESVITAGATAMDSVLPIINRSNPPRISIVGFYSGLVMSIIVPVLLPAVIKIFNF from the coding sequence ATGATTGGAATAGTATTATCAGTTGTAATAGGAATTGTATTGGGAATTTTCTATAGAGTTGATACTCTTATCTATTATGCAAATCCATTGAGCAGTATTGGACTATGTTTACTTCTGTTTTTTGTTGGAGTTGATATAGGATACAATAAAGATGTAATGACACATCTTAGAATGATGAGTAAAAAAGTTTTTTTCCTTCCAGTTGTAGGAACTATAGGTTCTCTTGTTGGAGGGGCTGTGGCAGCTACTGTGTTATCTCTTAATATAAAAGAGTGTATAACTGTAGCAGCTGGTCTTGGATGGTATTCTTTTTCAGCTATAGAGGTTGGAAAGTTCAGTGCATATTTGGGAGGGGTAACATTTTTATCCAATATGTTTAGAGAACTTTTTTCAATAGTCTTTGTTCCATTAATAGCTAAAAAAATAGGGCCTTATGAATCTGTTATAACAGCTGGAGCTACAGCGATGGATTCAGTGTTACCTATCATAAATAGAAGTAATCCACCAAGAATATCCATTGTTGGTTTTTATTCAGGGCTTGTGATGTCTATTATAGTTCCTGTTTTATTGCCTGCTGTGATAAAAATATTTAATTTTTAA
- a CDS encoding ABC transporter ATP-binding protein — protein sequence MFKYFKPYLGKGFIAALFKMGEAFADLTLPLIMAKIIDIGVSNRDFNYILHMGGKMIGLAALGYCCAILCNYFSCMASQSFGANLRDSIFTKIQHFSFNQLNKYSQASLITRITKDVDQITTMFLMCIRMVLRGLTTGIGAVIMAVIINPVLSTIFLVVAPLIIFSTTFYVKKSFKLYAVVQKKLDALTLILRENLSGLKVIKALSKEKIEDTRFSEKSDELQNQTIEADSLMLSKLPFITLIMNIGVVAVLWFGGIRVHYGKLQVGEVVAFINYLNMIVFSMNALSFLFTLYSRTSISYGRVKEIVDEKIEITPQSEEEDKNCDDIIEFKNVSFSYNKGDNYILDNINLNIKRGEHIGIIGGIGSGKSTLVSLIPRFYDVSKGEILVDGVNIQNYSEKKLRNKIGIVLQKTFLFSQSIKDNIKWGDQNATHESVEKVCHIAQGREFIEKLPDGYDTDVTKGGNNFSGGQKQRISIARTLLKKTDILIFDDSFSALDFITEYNLKKELSEYMKEATTITISPKISSLIKMDRIIVMDNGKIAGFDTHENLIKSCPVYQEICESQEICITGECYDEE from the coding sequence ATGTTTAAATATTTCAAACCTTATCTAGGAAAAGGTTTTATTGCTGCTCTTTTTAAGATGGGAGAGGCTTTTGCAGACCTTACATTGCCACTTATTATGGCTAAGATAATAGATATTGGTGTTTCAAATAGAGATTTTAATTATATATTACATATGGGCGGTAAAATGATTGGCCTTGCTGCTTTAGGGTATTGCTGTGCTATTTTATGTAACTATTTTTCATGTATGGCTTCACAATCATTTGGAGCTAATCTGAGAGATAGTATATTTACTAAAATTCAGCATTTTTCATTTAATCAATTGAATAAATACTCTCAGGCCTCATTAATTACCAGAATAACAAAAGATGTGGACCAGATTACTACTATGTTTCTTATGTGCATAAGAATGGTTTTAAGAGGACTTACAACAGGAATAGGGGCAGTTATAATGGCTGTCATAATAAATCCTGTTCTATCTACTATATTTTTAGTTGTAGCTCCACTGATAATCTTTTCTACAACTTTTTATGTAAAAAAATCTTTTAAACTTTATGCTGTTGTACAGAAAAAACTGGATGCTTTAACATTGATATTGAGAGAGAATCTTTCAGGGCTTAAGGTTATTAAAGCCCTTTCCAAAGAAAAAATAGAGGATACAAGATTTTCTGAAAAAAGTGATGAATTACAAAATCAGACAATTGAAGCAGATAGCTTAATGCTTAGTAAGCTTCCATTTATTACTCTTATAATGAATATTGGAGTAGTAGCAGTGTTATGGTTTGGTGGAATAAGAGTTCACTATGGAAAATTACAGGTTGGAGAGGTAGTAGCCTTTATAAATTACCTGAATATGATTGTATTTTCCATGAATGCTCTTTCATTTTTATTTACTCTTTATAGTAGAACAAGTATATCTTATGGAAGAGTAAAAGAGATTGTAGATGAAAAGATAGAAATAACTCCTCAAAGCGAAGAGGAAGATAAAAACTGTGATGATATTATTGAATTTAAAAATGTAAGTTTTTCATATAACAAGGGAGATAACTATATTTTAGATAATATAAATCTAAACATAAAAAGAGGAGAACATATTGGAATTATAGGTGGAATAGGTTCTGGAAAATCCACTTTAGTTTCTCTAATTCCCAGATTTTATGATGTAAGTAAGGGAGAAATCTTAGTTGATGGAGTGAATATTCAGAACTATTCAGAAAAAAAATTAAGAAATAAAATTGGTATTGTGCTTCAAAAAACTTTCTTATTTTCTCAAAGTATTAAAGATAATATTAAATGGGGAGATCAGAATGCAACACATGAAAGTGTGGAAAAGGTATGTCATATAGCTCAGGGAAGAGAGTTTATAGAAAAACTTCCAGATGGCTATGATACCGATGTTACAAAGGGTGGAAACAACTTTTCTGGAGGGCAGAAGCAAAGAATTTCCATTGCTAGAACTCTTCTTAAAAAAACAGATATCCTTATATTTGATGATAGTTTTAGTGCTCTTGACTTTATAACTGAATACAACCTTAAAAAAGAGCTTTCAGAATATATGAAAGAAGCCACAACTATTACTATCTCACCTAAAATTTCATCACTTATAAAAATGGATAGGATAATTGTAATGGATAATGGAAAAATAGCTGGCTTTGATACTCATGAAAATCTTATAAAAAGCTGTCCTGTTTATCAAGAGATATGCGAGTCACAGGAAATATGCATAACAGGAGAGTGTTACGATGAAGAATAG